One genomic window of Verrucomicrobiota bacterium includes the following:
- a CDS encoding SDR family oxidoreductase: protein MKRTLGGEKTLHDPAGNVYRGPMKTIVITGCTRGLGEALIHEFQKLGHRTMGCGRNLQRIEKLKTAYPTNAQFAALDVTDFEAVENWASAILAASGPPDILINNAGIINEPRNLWEIAPVDFARIMDVNLRGVFHSIKAFAPAMTARKSGMIINLSSGWGRSTSPQVAPYCASKYAIEGMTKALAQELPEGMAAIPLNPGIINTDMLQTCWADGASSYPKAETWAKIAAPYILKLSPKDNGRSVSVPQ from the coding sequence TTGAAACGAACCCTCGGAGGAGAAAAAACTTTGCATGATCCTGCGGGAAACGTTTATCGTGGGCCGATGAAAACAATCGTCATTACCGGATGCACACGGGGGTTAGGGGAGGCATTGATCCATGAGTTCCAGAAGCTCGGGCACCGGACAATGGGGTGTGGCCGCAATTTACAGCGGATTGAAAAATTAAAAACCGCTTATCCTACGAACGCGCAATTTGCTGCGCTGGACGTGACGGACTTTGAAGCCGTAGAGAACTGGGCATCGGCGATCTTGGCGGCATCCGGCCCACCGGACATTCTCATAAATAACGCTGGCATTATCAATGAACCCAGAAATTTATGGGAAATCGCCCCGGTGGACTTCGCCCGCATTATGGATGTGAATCTCAGAGGTGTATTCCACTCTATCAAAGCCTTTGCCCCTGCGATGACTGCGCGTAAAAGCGGGATGATCATTAATCTGAGTTCGGGCTGGGGCCGCTCCACCTCACCACAGGTCGCCCCATATTGTGCTAGCAAATATGCGATTGAAGGAATGACTAAGGCCCTCGCACAGGAATTGCCAGAAGGCATGGCTGCCATCCCGCTAAATCCCGGTATCATTAATACGGACATGCTCCAGACCTGCTGGGCCGATGGCGCGTCCTCCTATCCAAAAGCAGAGACATGGGCTAAAATAGCCGCGCCTTATATCCTCAAACTCTCCCCGAAGGATAATGGCCGCTCTGTGAGTGTGCCCCAGTAG
- a CDS encoding 2-dehydropantoate 2-reductase, with protein sequence MKIAIVGSGAIGCYYGGRLLQHGFDVHFLMRADYEAVKARGLTIYTATETIFLGHVPVYPSTTEIGPVDLVIVSLKSTSNDALKNLIPPLLHENTMLLTLQNGLGNEECLAENFGAKRVLGGVCFIGVNRTGPGEIKHMGEGMIMMGEFGRDPSPRAQEIAEIFMDSGIPCKVSPSLAEVRWRKLVWNIPFNGLSIALGGITTDLILAGEENTLLVRRLMGEVITAAGALGFLIEPAYIDAQVHRTPALGAYRPSSLIDWQAGAPVEVEAIWGGPLRRGLAAGVKMPELEKLYTTLKETCCKHTP encoded by the coding sequence ATGAAAATAGCGATTGTGGGTTCAGGAGCGATCGGATGTTATTACGGGGGGCGGCTATTGCAGCACGGCTTTGATGTTCATTTCCTGATGCGTGCCGATTATGAGGCGGTTAAGGCACGGGGATTAACGATTTATACGGCCACGGAAACTATTTTCCTTGGGCACGTGCCTGTGTACCCCTCGACCACGGAGATTGGTCCGGTGGACCTTGTTATTGTCTCGCTGAAATCCACGTCAAATGACGCACTTAAAAATCTGATCCCTCCCCTGCTCCATGAAAACACCATGCTACTGACCTTGCAGAATGGCCTCGGGAATGAGGAATGCCTCGCAGAAAATTTCGGTGCAAAAAGGGTTCTCGGAGGGGTGTGTTTTATCGGGGTGAATCGAACCGGCCCCGGGGAAATCAAGCACATGGGTGAAGGCATGATTATGATGGGGGAATTCGGACGGGACCCCTCCCCACGGGCGCAAGAAATCGCCGAAATATTCATGGACTCGGGTATTCCCTGCAAAGTATCTCCTTCGCTGGCTGAGGTTCGTTGGCGTAAGCTCGTGTGGAATATCCCTTTTAACGGGTTATCAATCGCACTGGGCGGGATCACAACAGACCTGATCTTGGCGGGCGAGGAAAATACCCTGCTCGTGCGCAGGCTGATGGGAGAAGTCATTACCGCCGCAGGAGCACTGGGATTTTTAATCGAGCCTGCCTACATCGATGCCCAGGTCCATCGTACTCCCGCTTTAGGAGCTTACCGGCCATCGAGCCTCATCGATTGGCAAGCGGGTGCCCCTGTCGAAGTCGAGGCCATCTGGGGTGGACCCCTCCGCCGCGGCCTCGCAGCCGGGGTAAAGATGCCCGAGCTCGAAAAGCTCTACACGACTCTCAAAGAGACTTGCTGTAAACACACACCTTGA
- the dnaB gene encoding replicative DNA helicase: MAQQSVLKPDFNKTAHPQNPVVQLDRLPPHAIDAEKCILGSIFLNPRDSVSLCQERHITQDYFYDSKNQLIFQTVSDMTTLDRSPESVDLVTVTQKLHDRGQLDQAGGSTYLTEVATSVATAANLIFYLDILREKYLLRQIIIKGTSLVQEAYGLPEEVENFVDKAEREILQIRQDSLKGNTVAIRDAVNKAMIQIEAIFADKKPVTGLETGFYEIDKLTAGLHPGNLVIVAARPGMGKTAFALNIAEHAAVNLKQGVAIFSLEMSTEELVKRFICSRSRINLRDVQTGFLDQGRGDFQRLTMAASEFSASPIFIDDSGGMKIGQLMAIARRLKQRQDIKLVIVDYLQLLTSESKQARDSRQNEVSEISRGLKALAKELNVPVIALSQLNRNAEKSDSNRPKLSDLRESGSIEQDADVVMLLLRKEYYAENEEDREKLRNLAQVIIAKQRNGPTGDIDLVFMNQFTRFENSTHKVHDEEDESEQYGE; this comes from the coding sequence ATGGCCCAGCAAAGTGTACTCAAACCTGACTTTAATAAAACCGCTCACCCGCAAAATCCTGTCGTCCAGCTCGACCGCCTCCCGCCCCATGCCATCGATGCGGAGAAATGTATCTTAGGCAGTATTTTCCTTAATCCCCGTGACTCCGTGAGCCTCTGCCAGGAACGCCATATCACACAGGATTATTTTTATGATTCAAAGAACCAGTTGATTTTCCAAACCGTCTCCGACATGACCACACTGGACCGTTCCCCCGAGTCCGTGGATCTCGTCACTGTCACCCAAAAGCTCCACGACCGTGGCCAGCTCGATCAAGCCGGGGGGAGCACTTACCTGACAGAAGTCGCTACCTCGGTCGCCACGGCGGCGAACCTCATTTTTTATCTCGATATCCTCCGGGAAAAATATCTTTTACGCCAGATTATCATCAAGGGAACAAGCCTCGTCCAAGAAGCCTACGGGTTACCCGAGGAAGTGGAGAATTTCGTCGATAAGGCGGAGCGTGAGATTCTGCAAATCCGTCAGGATTCACTCAAAGGTAATACCGTAGCCATCCGAGACGCGGTCAATAAAGCCATGATCCAGATCGAGGCGATTTTTGCGGATAAAAAGCCGGTCACCGGCCTGGAAACCGGATTTTATGAAATCGATAAACTCACCGCTGGGCTCCATCCGGGCAACCTCGTTATTGTCGCCGCCCGTCCCGGTATGGGAAAAACCGCATTTGCGCTGAATATTGCTGAACATGCCGCGGTTAATCTCAAACAAGGCGTCGCCATCTTCAGCCTCGAAATGTCCACTGAGGAACTCGTGAAACGTTTTATCTGTTCACGATCCCGGATCAATTTGCGCGATGTACAAACCGGATTCCTCGATCAAGGCAGGGGTGATTTCCAACGGTTAACCATGGCCGCTTCAGAATTCTCCGCTTCCCCGATTTTTATCGATGACTCAGGTGGAATGAAAATCGGCCAGCTCATGGCGATCGCACGCCGGCTCAAGCAGCGCCAAGACATTAAACTCGTGATCGTCGATTATCTCCAGCTTCTCACGAGTGAATCCAAACAAGCCCGGGACAGCCGTCAAAATGAAGTCTCGGAAATTTCCCGTGGACTGAAAGCCTTAGCGAAGGAACTTAACGTGCCCGTCATCGCCCTCTCGCAGCTTAACCGTAATGCTGAAAAAAGTGACAGTAATCGTCCGAAACTCTCCGACCTGCGCGAGTCGGGCTCCATCGAGCAGGATGCCGACGTCGTCATGCTCCTCCTGCGCAAAGAATATTATGCTGAAAATGAAGAGGACCGTGAGAAACTCCGTAACCTCGCCCAAGTCATCATCGCTAAACAACGTAACGGCCCCACCGGCGACATCGACCTCGTCTTCATGAATCAATTCACCCGCTTTGAAAACTCTACGCACAAAGTGCACGACGAAGAAGACGAGTCAGAGCAATATGGCGAGTAA
- a CDS encoding divalent metal cation transporter gives MLNKFQKLLSIIGPGLLMAGAAIGVSHLVQATRAGADFGYQLILLVLLSNFIKYPFFEIGHRFAVTGRNLLEGYHQMGRGWLYLFLFLNIFTAVISLAGVTFVTGGLASNLLPYGFLKSWDNTLWCALLLLICLGLIIVGSYRVLEKSIKWMMFLLLICTVAALVGAMIHGPNAAPGFVGPSPWTLAALPFLIALMGWMPAPIEMSVWQSIWVTQQSKSSGEKSTRRNTSIDFHFGYALTTGLAVVFLLMGTYVMFGTGQDFSSNSAGFAAQLVKMYTQTLGGWSGPIVSIAAFVAMFSTTLTVLDAYPHSLSTGAQIAFPSLKLSGRHMHVLLMILCSIIALIIINRYLNSMKALIDFATTIAFLSAPVFAFMNYKLIFSEITPPELRPGMTFKALCWLGIAFLCTFSVLFLLWRFYPGVLSGF, from the coding sequence ATGCTCAATAAATTCCAAAAACTCCTCTCGATCATCGGTCCGGGACTGCTCATGGCGGGCGCGGCTATCGGTGTATCACATCTCGTTCAAGCCACCCGGGCGGGGGCGGATTTTGGATATCAACTCATCCTCTTGGTTCTTCTTTCAAATTTTATTAAATATCCCTTTTTCGAGATCGGCCATCGTTTCGCCGTGACCGGGCGCAATTTGCTCGAGGGCTATCATCAGATGGGGAGGGGGTGGCTTTATCTTTTTCTTTTCCTGAATATTTTTACCGCCGTCATCAGTCTGGCCGGTGTGACCTTTGTGACCGGAGGACTCGCGTCGAATCTCCTCCCATACGGATTCCTCAAAAGCTGGGACAATACGCTGTGGTGTGCACTCCTGCTTTTGATCTGTCTGGGACTCATTATTGTGGGAAGTTATCGGGTTCTTGAAAAATCGATCAAATGGATGATGTTCCTGCTCCTGATCTGTACGGTCGCAGCCCTCGTGGGGGCGATGATCCATGGGCCAAATGCCGCTCCGGGCTTTGTGGGGCCTTCGCCCTGGACACTGGCGGCATTGCCCTTTCTCATCGCGCTGATGGGGTGGATGCCCGCGCCCATCGAGATGTCTGTGTGGCAATCCATCTGGGTCACCCAACAAAGCAAAAGCTCCGGGGAAAAGTCCACCCGCAGGAATACCTCCATCGACTTTCATTTTGGTTATGCCCTGACCACGGGGCTGGCGGTCGTCTTCCTACTCATGGGCACGTATGTGATGTTTGGCACCGGCCAAGATTTCTCCAGTAACTCTGCTGGATTTGCGGCGCAGCTGGTCAAGATGTATACACAGACCCTCGGCGGCTGGTCTGGCCCGATTGTGTCTATCGCCGCCTTTGTCGCGATGTTTTCCACGACATTAACCGTGCTAGACGCTTACCCGCACTCGCTCTCGACGGGGGCACAAATTGCATTCCCCTCGCTCAAGCTCTCTGGCCGCCATATGCACGTTTTACTGATGATCCTCTGTTCGATCATTGCTCTGATTATTATTAATCGTTACCTCAATAGTATGAAGGCTCTCATCGACTTTGCCACGACCATCGCATTCCTCTCCGCCCCGGTATTTGCCTTTATGAATTATAAACTCATCTTTTCCGAGATCACTCCGCCAGAGCTCCGTCCAGGAATGACATTCAAGGCTCTCTGTTGGTTAGGAATTGCTTTCCTTTGCACCTTCTCTGTGCTCTTTCTATTATGGCGCTTTTACCCGGGCGTACTCTCTGGATTCTAA